The Hevea brasiliensis isolate MT/VB/25A 57/8 chromosome 9, ASM3005281v1, whole genome shotgun sequence nucleotide sequence tttaaatattattttgatagtattaaaacataattttaaaaaattatattaaaatttttataattaaaatatattgaaattaattttaatcattagAGATAATCTCTCTTATTAAATAAAAGGAACGTCTCTATTTGAAACATCTTCCCTCAACATAATAGATATAACTTATTAACTCAAATTACTAATAACATAATTACaacaacttaaaattaaaaaatgaaaaggTGCATTTAGGTATCATGTGATTTAATCCTTTTATTAAAAGGGATTAAGATTTTGTTGTAAAAAAAAGACTAAAGTTTCTTTTTTTACACTTGAGGATTTATGCTTTAACGTCGTTAGCACTTAAGTAATAAAGTGAGTAACATCGTTTAAAAGAAAATGATGACAAAAAGCCAATGTGACAGGAAAGAGCTGGCGTCGCACTGTGCCAAAGCCACACCAATGCTATGTCAACATTttaatatttactttattttggcACTTAGGTGCAAAAGGTTATAAATACAGGCCCtgaattgcaaaaaaaaaaaaaaaattgaaagctcAAGCCCTGAATTGCTAAAGAAATGAAAGGTCACAAAAACACAAGACATGTAAGTGTACTCTCCTTTTTTATTTACAAATAAGTTCTTATGGCTTGATAAATAAGtttctaaatattataattatttaataatataattataatattcagAAAAAAAGATAATTAAACGTAACCCCTttgcccctctctctctctctctctctccttctttcctttcctatttgtgtctctctccctctctctccctgcatattataattatattattaaataataataatatttatggacttatttataaataaaatggaaCGGTTCACTTATATGTTCTATATGTTTGCACTTTTAGCATTCAATGCCTGAATTTTCTTTTTCCTGATAATTCAAGGCATGTGCTTTCAGCCTTTTATGTACTTACATGCCAAAATAAAATAAGTACTAAAAATGTTGACATGACACTGATATCAGTGCCATGTCAATTTTTTCCTGTCACATCAGTGCTTAGTCAGTATTTTTTAATGTTGTTAGTCACTTAGTCCCTTTGTACTTTttcgataaatatatatataattaaaattgcaACTCATGAGCAAGATATCATAAACCAATAATCCTATTGATTGCAAACCTGTAATAAAAGAAGAAATATCATGAATAAGCATTTGAGAGTTAGACTCCAACTGAAGAAAATCATAAACATAAGGTTTCTAAATCTTGTTAATGCAAATACTCTATGGTCCATCATTTGATTCATTAGTCTCTAAAATAATCACATGCAAACGCTTTCATAGTTTAAATGTACTTTATCTAGAAAATAACAAATACTCCATAAATTGTTGAATTGAGAGTCTTCTAAAGAGCCAAGAACCAAACAAAGTGCACACTTAATGGACATATAAAATTGCAAACTTGTTTGTTATGTTTTCTCTATTTACTTTCATAGTGTTTCTTAAGAGTAATGAACTCTCTTTATCAATGTCAAAAAACACTCGAGTATGGCCTTTAAATATATGATATGACCAACTTTAGCCAATAGTCATGTCTTCTTGCATGGACAATACATAAATGCCATGCAGTTATAATAatcacttctttttttcttttttaatacaCAAATGAAAGAGTGTGGAATCAGGTTGGCCCACATGGGTGACTTGAatcatattttttttaaagagagGTCAAAGAGTATAACTAAGCTCTTAGCTACGAGAACATCGAAAACACCATCCACCCATAtcatttttcttcaattcttgAAGTTCAATATTTAATTGCAATTGCTGGCTTTGAGATATTGAATCAAAAGCATTATGAAGTGCCTACCAAACTTCATATGAAGTGGTCAATCTAATTACATAAGGAAAATTATCCTCAGTCAGTGAAGAAAGTAACTTTGAAAGGAGCATCTGGTTAGGGATGAGCATTATTCGGTTTAAACTGAATAAACTAAACCGAACCGCCTTAATTCGATATTTCAGTTCAGTTTTTAAAATAATTCGGTTTAGTTCGATTTTATAtgataaaaatttcggttatttcggttcgattcggttttgaagagaaaaaaattggttaaactgaaccgaaccaaatagtaattttatttattcaaatcaaatcaaattgaaccgaactgatttttaaattgatttatttttatgggaatttatgaattatatatatatttgatctaattttgattttggtttgaacctaataaccattaatcaatgaaattaaataatttatatatatataaattatttaatttcattgattaatggttattaggttcaaaccaaaatcaaaattagatcaaacaacttgaaaatcaagtttaaattaataaatcaataaaaaatgaAACGAACAGAACTGAAATAGAgtagttcggttcgattcaatttttcatccattttggttCAGTTGTGTTTCTAAAATCtgtaatttgatttttataatttaatatggttcggtttgaaccgaatgctcacccctacatCTAGTCATGCTAAAACCACGTTTGATAAATAGGATTAGGAATAATTTGATTAGGCGAAGAGGTGGAGGGAATGGTGTTTGATGGTGTAAAAGAATAACCATCAACAAATCTATGAAGATTTTTGTAGTTTAGAAGGGGAACAAATTGCATTTTCGAAGCTAAAAAATTTTTGATATTTAGCTTAACAGAAAAGATGTGACTTGCAGATTAAGGAGAAAAGGTTGGGGTAGCCATGGCTAGTTGAGAATCAATGGTTTCAGATGCAATActcatggctctgataccatgtaaatgATAATGATTGAGAAGATTTTCTATGTATTGATTGAGTAATGGAGTTACAACTTATATAGGAATTACAAACAAAGGATAAGTGTTGTTATAagagataagaaataaattatAAGAAACAAATACTGTGATAAGAGACAAGAAACATATACAACTAAAAGGATTTATGCAAATAATACAAGTGGTTGAAGAGAGAAATGAATGTGTATCCTTAGCATTCCTTGTAGATAATATAGCTTGGCCCTAATAATCATGAACCACAACTCTTAAGCCAGCCATAAAGGACCTTTGCATTACTGCAACATCTATGGGGTAAGGTAAGGTATCCATGAGAAGACACCACATGAAATGTCAGACTTGCAATGAAGGCAGCAAAAACCAAATCAATTTCCAATCCATACCGAGCGAAGGACCAACTAAAGAGACATCATATTAGAATTAGTCAATCCTTAAGTCATAACATATCCTGACCTCATAGAATAAATCTCATTCTTAGACCGAGAACAAAAAGAGAATCTGGTGGAAAGTAAAAGGGAGGCTCAAATTAATCTCCAACTCAAAGGGAAGGAAAAGCTGTCTCACCATATCAGCTTTCCATGTCCTATTAACTCTATTCATAAGCACATCCAGTGTAGTAATTAGCAAAAGAACCTCTATAGTAACTTTTTCAAATAAGGACCACTGTTCAACTAGTTATCTGATGAAATATTAATAAAACAACCATCACAACACGCCAGCATAAACCTTATaaagattaaattgataaaattaaaaggtttGTTTAAAATTGGAAAAAGCTTAAAAAGGTTTTTGATTTTTTAAGTCATTTAGACTTTATGTTTATTGAGAAGTGTAAGTCAGGTTGGAGGAGTTGCAAAAAAGACAAAAAGCATAAGTGATGTAAGGAGATGACTTACATTCAGTAGTTTGTAGTCAACCATAATTGGAGACATATGTATATTTTCAGGAAGACTCAAATTTGTTTATGATGACAATCAACTAATAACAAGGATGAAATCTTCTAAATTATACTATAtgcttttatattttattttctatgtGTTATACTATTCTTGACATAATTCAATTAACAAAATATTATAAGATGCCGAATAACTAGGGTATATAAGTAGTTATTATTATTAGGTAAGttacaatatattaacatatattaattCCACAcgcttataattatatatatataattttgttttcatttttttatttttacactaCCTTTTATGCTTTTcagattattaatattatattttagaaCACtactaatattattaaataaagataatactttaatatattaaaagaatataaaaattttgatattttaaaataatgaaaatgatCATACAATTTAACTAACCTTAAATTATTCCACATCTTTGATCAATATCTctattatgtttttattatttttttttgttatttttattatgaaatcttaattgattaaaaaatttaagagataaaaatatAGTTTACGTAGAAAGtaataaacaaaaaaataaaatattatatcattTCATATATTAGAATTATAAAtatagaaattattaaaattattattaaatatacaATATTGTTTTTTTAATGTTCATACATCTTataatatgcatatatttattatattttttcagaatttcttaATATATTTCATCAATAATTTATAAGATTGATGAATAAATCTTTAATAATATCCATTGAATTATATTTTAGTGAATTAATTTTGAaggaattaataatttaattgaataagattgaattaaaattatatataaacaaACTATGAACTAAAAAGTATCAAAATTAAGATAATAAGATCAATAAAATCTAAtagaattaatttttattaagatTAGATTATCAAATTATAGTGTATGGTCAATTTTTATAATCATAAAAAATTTTGTTAACATAAAAATAGTTTTACCTGatgagaaatatatatatatatatatatatatatatatatatatatatatatatatatatataatacttatttttattcttaaatattttaattcttaaatttctataaatatcttttttaatttttttttaatttttaatattttatttaattaaaaatttaaaattttacatcgtaaaattaataaaaaaattaaaattatattacgcaataaaattataaatatatcgtGCAATTCAAAACCATTTAGCTAGTTGATATATTACATGGCTAAGTAATTTAGctttttgtaataaaaattgaTCCTCCATTTAGAGAATTCTATTTcataattgaaataatattttatttaaattaagctTTATTTGCTATTATATTGAAAGGCCAAaagttgattttttaaaaaaaaaaatattttaataatattaaaaattaatttaaaaaattatatgaaaatatttataattaaaatatattgaaattaattttaatttaatttataatacactaagttatatttttcttagaaggtgttttaatttttaatttattaaattatgttatttaatttataaattaatttaaaaataaataattaattatttaattaaattataaaaattaaatttaaaaaatttaaatatttaattaaaatacttaaaaagattttaatttatcaaaatgataatatatatatatatatatatatatatatatatatatataattgagtaCTATAATTATTAAGATAAAGAtagtattaatattttaaaattattaaaatatcataatattttaattaatattaattttttttttaatttacaaataaaatcaaaaACTAATCTATTGATAATTTTTACCCTTTTACAGTTTTATGGTAAGTTTTAGTgctccaataaaaaaaaaataataataataattataaaaataaaaattattcttTTCATTTGATTTAATCCATGCGCTTTCTACTCCATCTCATGTGAGATTACTTGCTGCTGCTCCTCTTGCgcgcgctctctctctctctctctctctgctttGGCTTCCACTTCCAGATCTGATCCTAGAAATAGTTAAGGTATGTTTTGAAACCCTTTTTATTTATCTTCTTCTACCTTAGATTTTGAGAGTTGTGCCAATTTTTCTTGGCTTTCACTCTATTGATTTGatattttcacttcacattatttTCCAATTTTGCTTAATCTCACTACTTGAAGTGGTAGCTGTAAGCTAAAAATGTAATTTCATTTGGTAGATCTGTCGTTGCTTTGTAATTTTGCATTGGACACTTCTCCCCTTGGAGGATTTTgtgtgcttttttttttctttgtaatgaCTCTTACTTGAAGAGAATGAGGATGATATGGTTTTTGGATAATTTTCTGTTTCATACATTGTATTGGAACTGCAATGAGGTAGATCGATGCTGCTATTTTGCCTGGTTGTAGTTGTAGGTAGCTTATTTATTTAGGAATAGAAGGTATGAGATATGGGAAGCCTTGCCCTTCCTTTATCTTTAGGTTTTATATTTTGCTTGTTTTGATTTTTGTTGTTTAACCTATGCTTTTGCTTGTTTGTTTTAGCTTTCCTGTTTTGCAACTTGTTTATGAATTGCATAGCCTACTGTCAACCACTTGCTTTTGTAATGGAATGCAATCTACAGTTGAATGCAATCCTAGATTAAGCCTCAAAGTTAAGCTTTGAAGTGATTTTTATGAATTTCACTCAGAGGTGAGATTGAATCAGAAGCctaaaagctttttttttttaataacagcAATTTGTGTCATTCAGGCTTGCTTACTCCCTGTGTTAGAATTTTTAAGTAGTCTAAGATAAGTTTGCAATGCGGGTGAGTGGTGGTTTTGGCCTTTGTGTTCACTactatttaaagaaaataaatggGTTCACTGCTCCTTCCTAGCACGCTGTTTCACATCCTTTTGTAATACTTCACTGAGTAGCATAATTTTTTGTCTTATCAAGCGCAAATGATCATAAAATTAGCTGGAGATTGACCTGGATATGTGGAGGACAGGTTTAATTCTGTGCAAATAATAGAAATAAGTAAAACTGTGGTCAATTTTTTGGAGCATATTGGGGGAGGATGCAAATATCTGGTTCAGGTAGGAGGCATAAGGTTAAAATGTTGGGTTCTGCTTTAATTAGTTATATTTCAATTTGTCGATTGACCTTTATTAGGCAACATAATATCTTCTTAAAATGCATGGCTAGCATGACAATTTACTTCAACTACTTAATTAAGTTTTCAgtcagaaaaaaaaaagtttgggTAGCGCAGGTAGTAACAATTGGGCTTGGGAAGATATGGGTAGTGCAAAGTAAATTCTAAAAGGTTTGAGATGGGTTCAGGTAGTAAATATCTAATAGGGTTTGGGTTTGGGTAACCTCAATTTCACAAGTATCCTACGGCCTACCTCTCTTCATTTAtttgttaaattaatttattgaGTCATGTTTTGCTAATCGTAGGTCATATTCTTTAAACTAGGGGCAGTTCTCTATTTTGTGTTTAGCTGAATTCTGTTACTTCTCTTTTTAGGAAGTTCTGCAATGATAGAGAGTGCACGAATTCAGCTGAACCGATGGCAACAGGCTGCAGTTGCGCTTGGCTCTGCAGTGGGTGCATTGGTAGACCCACGAAGAGCAGATTTGATAGCAGCTCTTGGAGAAACAACTGGGAAGCCTGCTTTTGAAAGGGTTCTTGAGAGGATGAAGAGAAGCCCAGAAGGCAGAGTGAGTCTCTTTGTTCAGATTTCTTCTTCTTcagtatatttttttttcttttaatttggatttgtgaAATATTAAATGTTGATTTGGGAAAGTCCACTATATTTTATGATTGATGAACCATTTAAGATTTCCTGTTATGATTGCTCTTTTTATCAATGTCTTACCTACTAATGCAGTCACGAAATCTTGTGTCCCTTACTCCCTTTGGCTTTTGACTACTCATGTTCTTAGATGAAATGTTTATAATGAAAAagatgttagttttggttgtctAGCAGACTTGATGGCAATAGAAAATccaaattgtgaatgatatttgaaataatttctgggagcCACTTACTAAGGATATCTCTGGAACTCTTTGTTGTATTTTCAAAGTAAGAGTTGGCACATATTCAATTTATATGAATACTGTAATCAGAAGTGTATCTGGGCTGTTGAACACAGCGCTAATACGGCATAAGCTCactatttccttttttaaatagcATCCACAGTTACAAGTAATAAGCTCCTATGATGGACTGCCAGTGAATTAACCTCACAGCTAGTTGAAAAAGTGGCGTTAATCTAAAATCATCAATTTTTCTATCATTCTCTGGCTTGTTGTCAGACTTCAGGTGCATACCAatcttttcttccctttcccttaCAGAATATACCTCTTATTTTTGGGCAATTGCtagagcctttttttttttttttttgtggtgaTTGATATTGATAACAATAGAATGTCAATGGGTGTTTTGGGCAAGTGGGGGCTAGTGGGCCTTTTAGTTTACGGTGGGCTCACCATCATTGTGGATTTCAGGGGATTGTTTGTGAATCCCATGGCGTCATTCAACTGGTAAAGCCTAGAAAGCTGGACCTATTGTAAAGATACTTCCCTTAAGATATATGATTTGATCTATATTTTGGTCTGTTTATCTAACGATTTAGCTGTTCTTTAAGATTTTATGTTGAAGAGAACTTTTTGTGTGAAGAAGCCTAAAAAATTAAGATCAAATTTCCCCATGAAAGGGTTCTGTCTGAATCTTTGTTTGTGCATGTCTATGAAAGCTAATCATGTATGACACTCATGTTGCAATTAGAAAAACCAACAAACTTATCTTTTTAACAGGCGGTTCTCTTAGAGAGACCACGTGTTATATCTGCAAAAGTGGGGCATGCATGGGAGTTGCCAGCAAACACATTTGGTGCTTCTGTCTGAAGCTTTGTTTGTGCATGTCTATGAAAGCTAATCATGTATGACACTCATGTTGCAATTAGAAAAACCAACAAACTTATCTTTTTAACAGGCGGTTCTCTTGGAGAGACCACGTGTTATATCTGCAAAAGTGGGGCATGCATGGGAGTTGCCAGCAAACACATTTGGTGCTGCCTATGCAAGATTCATGGGATCCAGAAACTTTTCCCCAGATGATCGCCCTCCTGTGCGGTTTATGGACACAGACGAACTGGCATACGTAGCCATGAGAGCTAGAGAAGTGCATGACTTCTGGCACACCCTATTTGACCTCCCCACGAACCTAATTGGTGAGTCAGCACTGAAGGTGATAGAGTTTGAACAAATGTACCTTCCAATGTGTCTAATGTCTGTTGTAGGGGGCACAGCAAGATTTAGTGAGAAGCAAAGAAGATTGTTCTTTCAGAGCTACTTCCCATGGGCCATCCGAGCTGGAATGC carries:
- the LOC110634777 gene encoding ubiquinone biosynthesis protein COQ4 homolog, mitochondrial, with protein sequence MIESARIQLNRWQQAAVALGSAVGALVDPRRADLIAALGETTGKPAFERVLERMKRSPEGRAVLLERPRVISAKVGHAWELPANTFGAAYARFMGSRNFSPDDRPPVRFMDTDELAYVAMRAREVHDFWHTLFDLPTNLIGESALKVIEFEQMYLPMCLMSVVGGTARFSEKQRRLFFQSYFPWAIRAGMQCTNLMCVYYEKHFHEELDDVRRKWGIIPAPIAPKQDIA